From a single Nothobranchius furzeri strain GRZ-AD chromosome 7, NfurGRZ-RIMD1, whole genome shotgun sequence genomic region:
- the pdss1 gene encoding all trans-polyprenyl-diphosphate synthase PDSS1 encodes MAGSWWRVCGRWSTSCTSTNVSDTLRCFSGMSTGASGSGLSRASWSSGPGNERMPLLSAQTHSTALHLNPLIIRQNSRFLYPTLSCFCRATHSDVKLKDPFMLAQKDLKCLYDDIKKEMFVSKQELKHLCDYYFDGKGKAIRPIIVILMARALNIHSNQAGDLLPGQRAIAMISEMIHTASLVHDDVIDGSDERRGKRSINDVWGERKAILAGDFILSASTMVLARIGNSTVIKLLSQVIEDLVRGEFMQLGSKENQNERFKHYLEKTFKKTASLIAHSCKAVSLLVNSDPDVHEIAYQYGKNVGIAFQLVDDVLDFTSGANQLGKPAAADLKLGLATGPVLFACEQFPELHAMIMRRFSSKGDVDRAWEFVLQSDGVQQTTFLARRYCDEAIRHISLLRPSPERDALIRLTEIVLSRDK; translated from the exons ATGGCGGGGTCTTGGTGGAGGGTTTGTGGGAGGTGGAGTACAAGCTGTACGAGCACGAATGTCTCCGACACCCTGCGGTGTTTTAGCGGTATGTCTACGGGCGCCTCCGGGTCTGGTTTGAGCCGGGCGTCCTGGAGCTCCGGCCCGGGGAACGAG agaATGCCTTTGCTATCTGCACAGACCCACTCCACTGCTCTCCATCTAAATCCGTTAATAATCAG ACAGAACTCAAGGTTTCTGTATCCCACACTGTCCTGCTTTTGCAGGGCGACACACAGCGATGTAAAGCTCAAAGACCCTTTTATGTTAGCCCAGAAAGACTTGAAATGCTTATACGATGACATCaaaaag GAGATGTTTGTATCCAAACAAGAACTGAAGCATCTGTGCGACTACTATTTTGATGGCAAGGGAAAGGCCATTCGACCGATTATAGTCATCCTGATGGCTCGTGCTCTGAACATCCACAGCAACCAAGCTGG AGATCTCCTCCCAGGACAAAGGGCAATAGCTATGATTTCCGAGATGATTCACACTGCAAGCTTGGTGCACGATGATGTAATCGATGGATCGGATGAGCGAAGAGGAAAAAGATCAATTAATGATGTCTGGGGGGAGCGAAAG GCTATCTTAGCAGGAGATTTCATCCTGTCAGCGTCCACTATGGTTTTAGCTCGGATCGGTAACAGCACAGTGATCAAATTGCTCTCACAGGTGATAGAAGACCTGGTGCGAG GCGAATTCATGCAGCTGGGCTCCAAAGAGAACCAAAACGAGAGATTCAAACACTACCTTGAGAAAACCTTCAAGAAGACGGCGAGTCTAATAGCGCACAGTTGTAAAGCA gtttctcTTCTGGTAAACTCGGACCCAGATGTTCATGAAATAGCCTACCAGTACGGCAAAAACGTTGGCATCGCCTTTCAG CTCGTGGACGATGTTTTGGACTTCACATCAGGAGCCAACCAGCTGGGGAAACCTGCAGCTGCTGACCTGAAACTGGGTTTAGCGACTGGACCGGTTCTGTTTGCGTGTGAGCAG TTTCCTGAGCTTCATGCAATGATCATGAGACGTTTCAGCTCCAAAGGAGACGTGGACCGAGCCTGGGAGTTTGTCCTTCAG agtgACGGCGTGCAGCAGACCACCTTTTTGGCCCGGCGGTACTGTGATGAAGCCATCAGACATATCAGTTTGCTCCGGCCGTCCCCCGAGAGGGACGCCCTCATCAGGCTCACGGAGATTGTGCTCAGCAGAGACAAATAA